In a genomic window of Dyadobacter fermentans DSM 18053:
- a CDS encoding ExbD/TolR family protein gives MAAIEESGGGGHGKGDGKVRGKKMSTRVDMTPMVDLGFLLITFFMLATTMSKPTSMSLAVPDKTEDQEKPTEPLKASKVLTLFMGDNDDVYYLDGIAADDDKAKTELKTTRYGHDLRTVIFASQKRINAANPKDKDGNEAFVVVIKPTEVSTYKNMVDVLDEMAITKTKRYALVDNLTDSEKEVLGDKIKPKN, from the coding sequence ATGGCAGCAATAGAAGAATCCGGTGGTGGTGGGCACGGTAAAGGTGATGGTAAGGTCCGGGGTAAGAAAATGTCCACCCGTGTGGACATGACTCCGATGGTGGACCTGGGATTTTTGCTTATTACTTTTTTCATGCTTGCGACAACAATGTCTAAACCGACATCCATGTCGCTCGCGGTGCCTGACAAAACCGAAGATCAGGAAAAACCGACCGAACCTTTGAAAGCATCGAAAGTATTGACCCTGTTTATGGGCGATAACGACGATGTGTATTATCTGGACGGTATCGCTGCTGATGATGATAAAGCGAAAACTGAACTGAAAACGACCCGCTACGGGCACGATCTCAGAACCGTGATCTTCGCGTCTCAAAAGCGTATCAATGCAGCTAATCCAAAGGACAAAGACGGTAATGAAGCGTTTGTGGTGGTAATTAAGCCTACGGAAGTATCTACCTATAAAAACATGGTAGACGTGCTGGATGAAATGGCGATCACCAAGACCAAACGTTATGCACTCGTGGACAACCTGACCGACTCGGAGAAGGAAGTTCTCGGTGACAAAATCAAACCTAAAAATTAG
- a CDS encoding energy transducer TonB: MAEISPNATLDDIVFADRNKAYGAFELRQGYRRDVTKATIIGAALFVLAMFTPSIINSLTAGKEEEAPMVEVDLMKIPPPPIDPAEPPPPPPPPVEAPKVNTVKFLPPEVKKDEEVPEEVPPPTVEEIKEAVVADKTIEGDPNANEIIVAPEAVAAPSKGTVVEAAPEPEKVFTVVEQQPEFPGGTTEMYKYLSKNIKYPSAASRANVSGRVFLSFVVNTDGSIQDVSVLKGLGFGCDEEAIRVVKAMPKWKPGKQSGRAVRVKYNLPINFQLE, from the coding sequence ATGGCAGAAATAAGCCCGAATGCGACACTGGATGATATAGTGTTCGCGGATCGTAATAAGGCGTACGGAGCTTTTGAACTTCGTCAGGGTTATCGCAGAGATGTGACGAAGGCCACTATAATCGGAGCTGCGCTTTTTGTTCTTGCCATGTTTACACCGTCGATCATTAACAGCTTGACGGCCGGTAAGGAAGAAGAGGCGCCGATGGTTGAGGTGGACTTAATGAAGATCCCGCCGCCACCAATTGACCCGGCAGAACCACCACCGCCGCCACCACCACCAGTGGAAGCGCCGAAGGTGAACACAGTTAAGTTCTTGCCACCAGAGGTTAAAAAGGATGAAGAGGTTCCGGAAGAGGTACCACCACCAACAGTAGAAGAAATCAAAGAAGCTGTTGTTGCTGACAAAACCATCGAAGGTGACCCCAACGCGAATGAAATTATTGTTGCACCCGAAGCTGTTGCAGCACCTAGCAAAGGAACAGTAGTAGAGGCAGCCCCTGAGCCTGAAAAGGTATTTACAGTGGTTGAGCAGCAGCCTGAGTTCCCGGGAGGTACCACAGAAATGTACAAGTATCTTTCTAAGAACATCAAATACCCAAGTGCAGCATCACGTGCTAACGTTTCAGGAAGGGTGTTCTTGTCCTTTGTTGTTAACACCGATGGAAGTATCCAGGATGTATCCGTACTGAAAGGCTTGGGTTTTGGTTGCGATGAAGAGGCGATCCGCGTAGTGAAAGCTATGCCGAAATGGAAGCCAGGAAAGCAATCAGGACGTGCAGTTCGTGTGAAATACAACCTGCCAATCAACTTCCAATTGGAGTAA
- a CDS encoding substrate-binding domain-containing protein — protein sequence MRKRWTALLLLLPLGVAGLLRCTSSNGDLDNPRQGTITIAADESFKPLVNSLTSAYEGIYPNAHFKVDYKPEQEAIRQLLNDSARVIFATRQLNEKELEMIKKQKGSQKFQHIATDGLALVIGKANPDSLITIPELKAIMEGKITDWSQIKGAQQGLITLVFDNANASNLNFVLNKFGVKDIQKLRIISAGSNENVIKDVRENPTHLGFIGVNWISDGNSLASEELSEGIRVMGVAKDAQPDSLSDYIQPFQAGLEFKRYPLHRDLYIISREGYSGLGGGLMTYIARDVGGLIIQKMGLLPTVVYPRELEIKKEL from the coding sequence ATGAGAAAGAGATGGACAGCGCTGCTGTTGTTGCTACCCCTCGGTGTAGCTGGATTATTGAGATGTACTTCGTCCAACGGCGACCTGGACAACCCGCGGCAAGGTACAATCACCATTGCCGCAGATGAGTCGTTCAAGCCGCTGGTTAATTCGTTGACAAGTGCGTATGAGGGAATTTACCCCAATGCGCACTTCAAAGTGGATTACAAGCCAGAACAGGAAGCGATCCGACAACTTCTGAACGATAGTGCCCGGGTCATTTTCGCGACGCGACAGCTGAACGAAAAGGAGCTGGAAATGATCAAAAAGCAGAAGGGCAGCCAGAAATTCCAGCACATTGCAACCGACGGACTGGCGCTCGTGATCGGAAAAGCGAACCCGGATAGTCTTATCACGATTCCGGAATTGAAAGCGATCATGGAAGGTAAAATCACCGACTGGTCGCAGATCAAGGGAGCACAGCAGGGCCTGATCACATTGGTTTTCGATAATGCGAATGCCAGTAATCTGAACTTCGTGCTCAACAAGTTTGGCGTTAAGGACATTCAGAAGCTGAGGATTATCTCAGCGGGATCTAACGAAAATGTCATCAAGGATGTCCGGGAAAACCCGACGCACCTGGGTTTCATCGGGGTGAACTGGATCAGCGATGGAAATTCGCTCGCATCGGAAGAGCTATCGGAAGGCATTCGGGTGATGGGAGTTGCCAAAGACGCCCAGCCTGACTCACTTTCGGACTACATTCAGCCGTTTCAGGCGGGATTGGAGTTCAAGCGTTATCCGCTGCACAGGGACCTTTACATTATCAGCCGGGAAGGCTACTCGGGGCTCGGCGGTGGGTTGATGACCTACATCGCCCGGGACGTCGGAGGGCTGATTATTCAGAAAATGGGTTTGCTGCCGACGGTAGTTTATCCGAGAGAGCTGGAAATCAAGAAAGAGTTATAG
- a CDS encoding tetratricopeptide repeat protein produces the protein MFKKLAEGSPSADNQYYLGYYYIKTDQLDEAQKAFDKGLSLDDKSYLNKVGLGTIALAKGDRAKAKELFDEAEKKKKKDAEVLFRIGEAYTLFEKNNDPAEAIRLLDLAIARDKNLADAYLAKGDALMLRNEGGNAVTAYEYALTTKPNYAAAHNAIGSIYLRGKNYNLALENYKKAIEADANFAPAYKDLAELYFWAQKYKQAAENFDLYLQKSGSTDPKMKLRGAQFAFTADDYAKSLQFLEEAKGKINDPITKRMYGWAYFKTNKPDEAIQNLEEFIKVAPEKVIGDDYKYLGRALNAKSTDGKGYDSLGMEYIKKGAEMDTSKAEAAAAYKEVAGLYYAAKDFPKAAAAYEKGNDLDTAKASANDYYYEGLANFQSAQAMVVPTSADSNFADSSKIAIDKRNLYLKADSIFATVTQKLPEWPYGYYWRASTLYNAYDRQENVDKGISQPYYLKLTELAEKDPDPSKYKSYLRLAYGYLAFHAQSTLKDEAKAKEYWEKLLKVDPDNAAAKEALGLAVAQPAAQPAAAGTAAKPAPKKK, from the coding sequence TTGTTCAAGAAACTTGCCGAAGGAAGCCCTTCTGCTGATAACCAATATTACCTTGGTTATTACTATATCAAAACCGACCAATTGGATGAGGCGCAGAAAGCATTCGACAAAGGTCTGTCGCTGGACGACAAGTCATATCTGAACAAGGTAGGTCTTGGAACAATCGCCCTGGCGAAAGGTGACCGTGCAAAGGCGAAAGAGCTTTTCGATGAAGCTGAAAAGAAGAAAAAGAAAGATGCCGAAGTTCTTTTCAGAATAGGCGAGGCTTACACGCTGTTTGAGAAAAACAATGATCCTGCCGAAGCGATCCGTTTGCTTGACCTGGCAATTGCCCGTGATAAAAACCTGGCTGACGCTTACCTTGCAAAGGGCGACGCGCTGATGCTGCGTAACGAAGGTGGTAACGCGGTTACAGCTTACGAATACGCTTTGACAACGAAACCAAACTACGCAGCTGCTCACAATGCAATCGGTTCTATTTACCTCCGTGGTAAAAACTACAACCTTGCATTGGAGAACTATAAGAAAGCGATCGAGGCTGATGCGAACTTCGCACCTGCTTACAAAGACCTGGCTGAACTTTACTTCTGGGCTCAGAAATACAAGCAGGCTGCTGAAAACTTCGATCTTTACCTGCAAAAAAGCGGTAGCACCGATCCTAAAATGAAGCTCCGTGGTGCACAGTTTGCATTTACTGCTGACGACTACGCGAAATCGCTCCAATTCCTGGAAGAAGCAAAAGGCAAAATCAACGACCCTATCACCAAGCGTATGTATGGTTGGGCGTATTTCAAAACCAACAAGCCTGACGAAGCGATCCAGAACCTGGAAGAATTCATCAAAGTTGCTCCTGAGAAAGTAATCGGCGACGACTACAAATACCTCGGCCGTGCCCTGAACGCTAAGTCAACCGACGGCAAAGGCTACGATTCGTTGGGTATGGAGTATATCAAAAAAGGTGCTGAAATGGATACCAGCAAAGCGGAAGCTGCTGCTGCTTACAAAGAAGTTGCCGGCTTGTACTACGCTGCCAAAGATTTCCCTAAGGCTGCTGCTGCTTACGAAAAAGGTAACGATCTGGATACAGCAAAAGCAAGCGCTAACGATTACTACTACGAAGGTCTTGCTAACTTTCAGAGCGCACAAGCTATGGTCGTTCCAACGTCGGCAGATTCTAACTTTGCTGACAGCTCGAAAATTGCAATCGACAAGCGCAACCTGTACCTGAAGGCGGATTCAATCTTCGCTACCGTAACGCAGAAACTGCCTGAATGGCCTTACGGTTACTACTGGCGTGCAAGTACGCTTTACAATGCGTACGACAGACAAGAGAATGTTGATAAGGGTATTTCGCAACCATACTACCTGAAATTGACGGAACTTGCTGAAAAAGACCCAGATCCTAGCAAATACAAGTCGTATCTCCGATTGGCTTACGGTTACCTGGCATTCCACGCACAGTCGACGTTGAAAGACGAAGCGAAAGCGAAGGAGTATTGGGAGAAACTACTGAAAGTAGATCCGGACAATGCGGCTGCAAAAGAAGCATTGGGACTCGCAGTTGCCCAGCCGGCAGCGCAACCAGCAGCAGCTGGTACTGCGGCTAAGCCTGCTCCAAAGAAGAAGTAA
- a CDS encoding BatD family protein, which yields MCFSGIALAQSPENPATIEYGSKNLTLDQPFLISVVLRDVETRPSVIFPEIKDLEKRSKSATSSVSTVDGRKVVIQTITQEYYARKAGNYLIPEFTLTVNNQRLRSEETMVVFAKTGEADESALADDVAVTEVDDNSQSVFLSVQTDKKQVYIRQGFAVRISLYIAENAPVQMEFYRFNEQLQAILKAVRPVNCWEENIGVEELIRRKVTIRGRKYAEYNMYQARLFPITTEDIVLPSVKLDMLVTESGGAVNVEKKLVKGFYSRPVTVVVRQLPDHPLRDQVAVGQYSLKERLSSDLVYPGESVRYMFKVEGVGNIAAIPAPVIQASSSFDIYPPERSQVIRRSYQNVVGEMTFDYFVVPRKDGEFPLSRYFHWIYFDVEKQKYDTLTSAASLEVRGDDYKLANLSLSGSSGLYDNLENLDSSRMAIDYKEILKDLTNILIVLLLITMVWVFRK from the coding sequence TTGTGTTTTTCTGGTATCGCACTGGCGCAGTCTCCCGAAAACCCGGCCACCATCGAATATGGCTCTAAAAACCTGACGTTGGATCAGCCGTTCCTCATATCGGTTGTGCTGCGGGATGTAGAGACCCGCCCGTCGGTGATCTTCCCCGAAATCAAGGACTTGGAGAAAAGAAGCAAGTCGGCCACGAGTTCGGTAAGTACGGTTGATGGCAGGAAGGTGGTGATCCAAACCATTACCCAGGAGTATTACGCCAGGAAAGCGGGAAATTATCTGATACCTGAATTTACATTGACCGTCAATAACCAAAGACTGCGGTCGGAGGAAACGATGGTTGTGTTCGCAAAGACAGGCGAGGCGGATGAAAGTGCATTGGCGGATGACGTAGCCGTGACCGAGGTGGATGATAACAGTCAATCGGTGTTTTTGTCGGTACAGACGGATAAAAAGCAGGTTTACATACGTCAGGGCTTCGCGGTGCGGATATCGCTTTATATCGCAGAAAATGCGCCGGTTCAAATGGAATTCTACCGGTTTAATGAGCAGTTGCAGGCCATATTGAAGGCCGTGAGGCCGGTGAACTGCTGGGAGGAGAACATCGGGGTAGAAGAGCTGATCCGACGAAAGGTCACGATCCGCGGCAGAAAATATGCCGAATACAATATGTACCAGGCACGGCTCTTTCCGATCACGACGGAGGACATTGTGCTTCCGTCCGTGAAGCTGGACATGCTGGTGACCGAAAGCGGCGGGGCGGTGAATGTGGAGAAAAAGCTTGTAAAGGGATTCTACTCGCGGCCGGTTACGGTTGTGGTAAGGCAGTTGCCGGACCATCCCCTGCGTGACCAGGTCGCCGTAGGACAGTATAGCTTAAAAGAGCGGCTCTCGAGCGATCTTGTGTATCCGGGCGAAAGCGTGAGATATATGTTTAAGGTAGAAGGGGTAGGGAACATTGCGGCCATTCCGGCGCCGGTGATTCAGGCAAGTTCCTCGTTCGATATTTACCCTCCCGAGCGGAGCCAGGTGATCAGGCGGAGCTATCAGAATGTAGTAGGTGAAATGACGTTCGATTATTTCGTCGTGCCCCGAAAAGATGGTGAATTCCCGCTTAGCCGCTATTTTCACTGGATTTATTTCGATGTGGAAAAGCAGAAATATGACACGCTCACGTCCGCGGCCTCGCTGGAAGTGAGGGGAGACGATTATAAACTCGCCAACTTGTCGCTCTCGGGCTCTTCGGGATTGTATGATAACCTCGAAAACCTCGACAGCAGCCGCATGGCGATCGACTATAAAGAGATTCTGAAAGATTTAACCAACATCCTCATCGTGTTGTTGCTGATAACAATGGTGTGGGTATTTAGAAAGTAA
- the aroC gene encoding chorismate synthase: MGSTYGKIFKIATFGESHGVGIGVVIEGCPAGVTFDSDFIQSELTRRKPGQSRITTQRKEADEFEVLSGVFEGKTTGTPIAMVIRNEDQRSKDYSHIAAQFRPSHADYTYQVKYGVRDYRGGGRSSARETAARVAAGALAKLMLAELGISIQAYVSQVGTMKLEKSYQELDLSETENNAVRCPDPEMAQQMFDYIDGIRKQGDSIGGVVNCVVKGTPAGWGEPVFDKLHAELGKAMLSINAVKGFEYGSGFDGVLLPGSQHNDAFYTDENGNVHTRTNHSGGIQGGISNGEDIYFRTAFKPVATIMQDQESVDQFGNVAVVQGKGRHDPCVVPRAVPIVEAMTALVLADFYLRNRSSKL; encoded by the coding sequence ATGGGCAGTACATACGGAAAGATATTCAAAATAGCCACTTTCGGCGAATCGCACGGGGTAGGAATAGGCGTGGTGATCGAGGGCTGCCCGGCGGGTGTGACTTTCGATTCAGATTTTATTCAAAGCGAACTCACGCGCAGGAAGCCCGGACAGTCCCGGATCACGACCCAACGCAAGGAGGCCGACGAATTTGAAGTATTATCGGGGGTTTTCGAAGGAAAAACGACCGGCACGCCCATTGCGATGGTGATCCGGAACGAAGACCAGCGGAGCAAGGATTACTCGCACATAGCGGCGCAATTCAGGCCTTCTCATGCCGATTATACCTATCAGGTCAAATACGGCGTGCGCGACTATCGTGGCGGAGGGCGCAGTTCTGCACGCGAAACGGCAGCACGCGTAGCCGCGGGAGCGCTCGCGAAGCTGATGCTGGCCGAATTGGGGATCAGCATCCAGGCTTACGTATCACAGGTGGGCACTATGAAGCTGGAAAAAAGCTACCAGGAACTGGACCTTTCCGAAACGGAAAACAATGCAGTGCGCTGCCCGGACCCTGAAATGGCCCAGCAAATGTTCGATTACATCGACGGCATCCGCAAGCAAGGCGATTCGATCGGTGGTGTGGTGAATTGTGTGGTAAAAGGAACGCCGGCCGGCTGGGGTGAACCCGTGTTCGACAAACTCCATGCGGAGCTCGGGAAAGCTATGCTAAGCATTAATGCCGTAAAGGGCTTTGAATACGGCAGCGGTTTCGACGGCGTGCTGCTACCCGGCTCACAGCACAATGACGCTTTCTATACCGATGAAAACGGCAATGTCCACACGCGTACCAACCATTCAGGAGGCATTCAAGGGGGTATTTCAAATGGAGAGGATATCTATTTCCGCACTGCTTTCAAACCGGTAGCAACTATTATGCAAGACCAGGAGAGCGTCGATCAGTTCGGTAACGTGGCCGTTGTGCAAGGGAAAGGACGCCATGATCCGTGCGTAGTGCCGCGCGCAGTGCCCATCGTAGAGGCGATGACGGCATTGGTTCTGGCGGACTTTTATCTTAGAAACAGATCCAGCAAGCTGTAA
- a CDS encoding Gfo/Idh/MocA family protein: MEQNRRNFLKASGLIAGGAILNPFTGYGYNSAVGETIKVALIGCGGRGTGAAAQALSTSQNVQIVAMADAFKDRLDDSYKNLTAKKYKNAAGQPVDIKTKVDVPEDRKFVGFDAFKKAIALKDVDVVILATPPGFRPSHFEEAVKNNKHIFMEKPVATDAPGIRKVLEVAEEAKKKKLNVVVGLQRHYQANYREAIKRIHDGALGDIVGGQVYWVGSSPWMKERQANQTEMEYQMRNWYYFNWLCGDHISEQHVHNIDVANWVKNGYPVSIQGSGGRQVRTGKAYGEIYDHHTLDLVYADGTVISSQCRQFEGTWNRVDEAFVGTKGRIDSFDDKRTILKDYKGGLIYQHDNKGDKNPYQVEHDELFAAIAKGQYKFADAENGAKSTMTAIMGRMATYSGKQIKWDEALNSDINLFPDKLAWDASPKILPGPDGLYPVAIPGKTQVI, encoded by the coding sequence ATGGAACAAAACAGACGTAATTTTTTGAAAGCATCGGGCCTCATCGCCGGCGGTGCTATATTGAATCCGTTTACGGGCTACGGCTATAACAGCGCCGTGGGCGAGACGATCAAGGTGGCCCTCATCGGCTGCGGCGGTCGCGGAACGGGTGCAGCCGCGCAAGCGCTGAGCACTTCGCAAAATGTGCAGATCGTGGCCATGGCCGACGCTTTCAAGGACCGTCTCGATGATTCTTACAAAAACCTGACAGCTAAAAAATATAAAAATGCTGCTGGACAGCCGGTTGACATCAAAACGAAAGTGGATGTACCCGAAGACCGGAAGTTTGTAGGATTCGACGCATTCAAAAAAGCCATTGCATTGAAGGACGTGGATGTGGTGATCCTGGCAACGCCTCCGGGCTTCCGTCCATCGCATTTCGAAGAGGCTGTGAAAAACAACAAGCATATTTTTATGGAAAAACCGGTTGCAACCGATGCACCAGGTATCCGCAAAGTGCTTGAAGTAGCCGAAGAAGCGAAAAAGAAAAAATTGAACGTGGTTGTGGGTCTGCAACGCCACTACCAGGCCAACTACCGCGAGGCGATCAAACGCATTCACGACGGCGCACTGGGCGATATCGTAGGCGGCCAGGTGTATTGGGTCGGCAGCAGCCCTTGGATGAAAGAACGCCAGGCTAACCAGACCGAAATGGAATACCAAATGAGAAACTGGTATTATTTCAACTGGCTTTGCGGCGATCACATTTCAGAGCAGCACGTTCACAATATCGACGTAGCCAACTGGGTGAAAAACGGTTACCCTGTATCGATCCAAGGCTCAGGCGGCCGCCAGGTACGGACCGGCAAAGCATACGGTGAAATTTACGATCACCACACGCTCGACCTCGTTTACGCGGACGGAACGGTGATTTCCAGCCAATGCCGCCAGTTCGAAGGAACCTGGAACCGTGTTGACGAAGCATTCGTGGGTACCAAAGGCCGCATCGACAGCTTTGACGACAAAAGAACGATTCTTAAAGACTACAAAGGAGGCCTGATTTATCAACACGATAATAAGGGCGACAAAAACCCATATCAGGTAGAGCACGACGAGCTGTTTGCTGCCATCGCGAAAGGCCAATACAAATTTGCCGACGCTGAAAATGGCGCAAAAAGCACTATGACGGCCATTATGGGCCGTATGGCAACCTACTCGGGCAAGCAAATCAAATGGGACGAGGCATTGAACTCGGATATTAACCTGTTCCCGGATAAACTGGCATGGGATGCATCTCCGAAAATCCTGCCGGGTCCCGACGGTCTTTATCCGGTTGCAATCCCGGGCAAAACCCAGGTAATCTGA
- a CDS encoding formylglycine-generating enzyme family protein: MVPLNTFIIMSKQSLYLILTVFLCFKAVAQDSNFKSYTQKIGGSPQVYDMVAIPGGEYTMGSPASEKGRRADEGPQHKVKIEPFWMGKTEMTWDIYDLYAFKNMEKEMGARHPDPDKSVQKTDASTRPSPPYVDMSFGMGRSGYPAINMTQYAAIFFCKWLYEKTGIFYRLPTEAEWEYACRAGSKTPYSFGDESKIDEYAWYRKNSDAAYKKVGTKKPNAWGLHDMHGNVMEWTLDQYIPDYYAKQPKGEAFAPVTELYPTSVRGGSWDDEAADLRSAARVASKPEWKILDPQLPKSEWWMTSASFVGFRVVRPLKTPSQEEINAYYSPKLIEDY; encoded by the coding sequence ATGGTTCCATTGAACACATTCATTATCATGTCCAAACAATCCCTTTACCTAATCTTAACCGTTTTTCTTTGTTTTAAAGCAGTAGCGCAGGACAGTAATTTTAAAAGCTATACCCAAAAGATCGGAGGCAGCCCTCAGGTGTACGACATGGTGGCGATACCGGGCGGCGAATACACGATGGGAAGCCCCGCGAGTGAAAAAGGACGCAGAGCCGACGAAGGCCCCCAGCACAAGGTGAAAATCGAACCTTTCTGGATGGGCAAAACTGAAATGACCTGGGATATTTACGATTTGTACGCTTTCAAGAATATGGAAAAGGAAATGGGCGCACGCCACCCTGACCCTGACAAGAGCGTTCAGAAAACCGACGCAAGTACCCGCCCCTCCCCTCCCTATGTAGATATGTCTTTCGGAATGGGCCGCTCTGGTTATCCGGCGATCAATATGACGCAATATGCGGCGATCTTCTTCTGCAAATGGTTGTATGAAAAAACAGGCATTTTCTACCGCCTGCCTACCGAAGCCGAATGGGAATATGCTTGCCGCGCGGGCTCTAAAACACCTTATTCGTTCGGTGATGAATCCAAAATCGATGAATATGCATGGTACCGCAAAAACAGTGATGCTGCATATAAAAAAGTAGGCACTAAAAAGCCGAATGCGTGGGGCTTGCACGATATGCATGGTAATGTAATGGAATGGACGCTCGACCAGTACATTCCTGATTATTACGCGAAGCAACCGAAAGGCGAAGCATTCGCACCGGTGACCGAGCTTTATCCTACTTCCGTGCGCGGAGGTTCATGGGACGACGAAGCGGCAGACCTCCGCAGCGCTGCCCGCGTAGCTTCCAAGCCCGAATGGAAAATCCTCGATCCGCAATTGCCGAAATCGGAATGGTGGATGACGAGCGCGTCGTTTGTAGGTTTCCGCGTTGTAAGACCGCTCAAAACGCCTTCTCAGGAAGAGATCAATGCGTATTACAGCCCTAAATTGATTGAAGACTACTGA
- a CDS encoding ABC-F family ATP-binding cassette domain-containing protein, which yields MNYLSAENIAKSFGDRWLFRNISFGISKGDKVALIGTNGTGKTTFLNILTGKIPADEGEVSIRKDIRVGYLDQSPAFDESLPVLEVIFSSNNPVAQVVKRYEHAIETDNHDELAQVMEDMDKYNAWDFEYRTKEILGRLGIHHTDNAYGTLSGGQRKRVALAKVLLEDPDLLILDEPTNHLDLDTVEWLEEYLNTSNTTLLVVTHDRYFLDTVCNQMLELDHGSAYSYKGNYSYFLEKKAEREELEAATIDKARNLMRKELDWIRRQPKARGTKAKYRIDAFEDLKEKASQKKFDVQMELNVRTSRLGSKIIELENISKGFGERELIKNFEYTFRRGDRIGIVGKNGMGKSTLLNMITGELQPDKGKISTGETVQFGYYKQSDLVFNETQRVIDIVKDVAEVVQLGTGETVTVGHLLQAFLFSPSKQYDFISKLSGGERRRLQLLLILIKQPNFLILDEPTNDLDIDSLNVLEEFLLNFPGCLMIVSHDRYFLDRLVEHIFVFEGEGKISDFPGNYTELRDYQDEQEAEKKLAAANAAAKPAAKELAQPKEPVAVPAAAAKRKLSYKEQKEMEQLESDIAKMEETKAKLVENLNNGGSHEELAKWSKQIEEINESQADKELRWLELSENA from the coding sequence ATGAATTATCTTTCGGCGGAAAATATTGCCAAGTCGTTCGGCGACCGGTGGCTTTTCAGGAATATCAGTTTCGGCATCAGTAAAGGGGACAAAGTGGCGTTGATCGGGACGAACGGAACCGGAAAAACCACATTCCTGAACATTCTCACCGGCAAGATTCCTGCCGACGAAGGTGAAGTGAGCATCCGCAAGGACATTCGCGTGGGTTACCTTGACCAAAGTCCTGCATTCGACGAATCGCTGCCGGTGCTTGAAGTGATATTTTCTTCCAACAATCCCGTGGCCCAGGTGGTGAAGCGCTATGAGCATGCCATCGAAACGGACAACCACGACGAACTCGCGCAGGTGATGGAGGATATGGATAAGTACAATGCGTGGGATTTTGAATACAGGACAAAGGAAATTCTCGGTCGCCTTGGCATTCATCATACCGACAATGCCTATGGAACGCTTTCCGGCGGACAGCGCAAGCGTGTGGCATTGGCGAAAGTCCTTCTCGAAGATCCCGACCTGCTCATTCTCGATGAACCTACCAACCACCTCGACCTCGATACCGTCGAATGGCTGGAAGAATACCTGAATACTTCCAACACAACATTATTGGTAGTAACCCACGACCGTTACTTCCTCGACACCGTCTGCAACCAGATGCTCGAACTCGACCATGGTTCGGCATACAGCTATAAAGGCAACTATTCCTATTTCCTCGAAAAGAAGGCCGAGCGCGAAGAACTCGAAGCCGCAACGATCGACAAGGCGCGCAACCTCATGCGCAAGGAACTGGACTGGATCAGAAGGCAGCCGAAAGCGCGTGGTACCAAAGCCAAATACCGCATCGACGCATTCGAGGACTTGAAGGAAAAGGCCAGCCAGAAGAAATTCGATGTGCAAATGGAGCTCAACGTACGCACTTCGCGCCTCGGGAGCAAGATTATTGAGCTGGAAAACATCAGCAAAGGTTTTGGCGAGCGCGAGTTGATCAAAAACTTCGAATACACATTCCGACGCGGCGATCGCATCGGTATTGTCGGTAAGAACGGAATGGGAAAATCGACGCTGCTGAACATGATCACCGGCGAATTGCAGCCTGATAAGGGCAAAATATCGACCGGCGAGACGGTGCAGTTTGGCTATTACAAACAGTCGGACCTGGTATTTAACGAAACCCAGCGTGTGATCGACATCGTGAAAGATGTGGCGGAAGTAGTGCAGCTCGGCACGGGCGAAACCGTTACCGTAGGCCATTTGTTGCAAGCATTCCTGTTCTCGCCATCGAAGCAATATGATTTTATTTCCAAACTCAGCGGAGGAGAAAGGCGCCGGTTGCAGCTTCTGTTAATTCTGATCAAGCAGCCGAATTTCCTGATCCTCGATGAGCCTACGAACGATCTGGACATCGACAGTTTGAATGTGCTGGAAGAGTTTTTGTTAAACTTCCCGGGCTGTCTGATGATCGTTTCCCACGACCGCTATTTCCTCGATCGCCTTGTCGAGCATATTTTTGTGTTTGAAGGCGAAGGTAAGATCAGCGATTTCCCGGGTAACTATACCGAGCTGCGTGACTATCAGGATGAGCAGGAGGCAGAAAAGAAACTGGCTGCGGCCAATGCTGCTGCGAAACCGGCGGCCAAAGAATTGGCACAGCCGAAAGAACCGGTTGCGGTGCCTGCCGCTGCGGCCAAAAGAAAGCTGAGCTATAAAGAGCAGAAAGAAATGGAGCAGCTGGAATCCGACATCGCGAAAATGGAGGAAACCAAAGCAAAACTTGTCGAAAACCTGAATAATGGAGGCTCGCACGAGGAATTGGCCAAATGGTCGAAGCAGATTGAAGAAATCAATGAAAGCCAGGCCGACAAGGAGCTGCGCTGGCTGGAACTGTCGGAAAATGCTTAA